TTTCCCGCAACGGCCTGTGGTGGGCGACCCGCACCCTGGCCCAGGCGCTGGCTCCGCGCATCCGCGTGAACGGCGTCGGACCGGGCCCCACCCTGAAATCGATCCACCAGTCGGACGCCGACTTCGAGGCCGAGGCCGCGGCCGTCCCGCTGGGTCACGGTGCTTCGCCCGAGGAGATCGCGGAGGCCGTCCTCTATCTGGTCAAGGCCCGCTCCGTAACGGGCCAGATGATCGCCGTCGACGGCGGCCAGCACCTGGCGTGGCAGACGCCCGATATCCTGCCGGAGTCCTGAGCGTGTCCCAGTCCCCCCAGCCTTCGTCCGCGCCCCGCCGCGAGGGTCTGACCATCTTCGTCGAAGGTCTGAAGGTCGACGCCGGGATCGGCGTCTATGACCACGAGCACGGCCGGCTGCAGACCCTGCTGATCGACGTGCGGCTGGAGCTGGGCCCCGTCGAGGTGCACGGCCTGTCCGACACCATCAACTACGAGACCGTTGCCAACGCCTGCCGGCGCATCGTGGCGGAGGGGCACGTCGGCCTGGTCGAGACCTTCGCAGAGCGGCTGGCGCTGGACTGCCTGACCGACCCGCGCGTGCGGGCGGTCACGGTGCGGGTCGACAAGCCGGGCGCGCTGGACGCGGCCGCCGGGGCCGGCTGCGAGCTTCGCTACGTCCGCTAGACGGTCCGGGCCGAGGCTGCCCGGGGGTCAGTAGCCGCCGGCCCGGGCCAGTTTCTCGGCATGGAAGCCGGCGTCGCCCAGCAGCTCGTTCAGCACCCGGACGCGCTTCATATAGAGGCCGACGTCGTACTCGTCGGTCATGCCGACACCGCCGTGCATCTGGACGGCCTCCTGGACCGCCAGCTCGGCGACCTTGCCGGCCTTGGCCTTGGCGACGGAGACGGCGAGGTCGGCCTTGTCGGCCCCCGCATCGAGGCGTTGCAGGGCTCCGATGACCGCCGCCTTGGCCAGTTCCAGCTCGGTGAACAGGTGGGCGGCGCGGTGCTGCAGGGCCTGGAACTCGCCGATCGCCTTGCCGAATTGCTTGCGCCCGCGCAGGTATTCGACAGTCGACAGGAAGGCCTGATCGCCCGCGCCGGTCAGACAGGCGGCAGCGCAGGCGCGGCCGAGGTTGAGCGCGCCGTCCAGAGCCGCCTCGCCGCCGTCGACCGCGCCGATGACGGCGTCGGCATCGACCTGGACATCGGTCAGGACGATACGGGCGGCGTTGTGGGCGTCGACCATCACGGTGCGCTCGATCTCGACGCCCGAGGTCTTCGCATCGACCAGGAACAGGGTCGTGCCCGCCTCGGTCTTCGCGGCGACGATCAGGGCATCAGCGATATGGCCGTCCAGCACGAAGCCCTTGGCCCCGTTCAGTCTGAAGCCGTTGCCGCTGCGCTCGGCGGTGGTGGCGATGCGCGACGGCTGATGCTTGGGGCCTTCGTCCAGCGCCAGCGACAGGATGGCCTCGCCCGCCGCGATCCGGGGCAGCCAGGCCGCCTGCTGCTCGGCCGAGGCGGCGTCGATCAGGATGCGGGCGGCCAGAATGGACGAGCCGAAGAAGGGAGACGGGGTCAGGGTCCGGCCCAGCCCCTCGGCCACGATGCCCGCCTCGACCGCGCCGAGGCCCGAGCCGCCGTGCTCTTCCGGGATGATGACACCGGCGAAACCCATCTCTCCGAACGCCTTCCACAGGTCGCGGGAAATGCCGTCGGCGTCCCTGGAGTCCCGCAGCTGGCGCAGGTGGGCGATGGGCGCGTTTTCGCTGAGGAAGCCGTCGGTGGCCTCTTTCAGCATGGTCTGCTCTTCGGTCAGGATCAGAGGCATGGGCTCAGGCTCCCGGCAGCTGCAGCAGGTGTTTGGCGATGATGTTCAGCTGAACCTCGCTGGTCCCGCCCTCGATGGAATTGGCCTTGGTGCGCAGCCAGTCGCGGGCGGCGGTGCCCTTGCGCGACCGGTCGCTTTCCCACTCCAGCGCGTCCGACCCCCCGGCGGCCATGGCCAGTTCGTGGCGGCGCTTGTTCAGCTCCGAGCCGTAGTATTTCAGCATGGAAGCGATGGCGGGCGAGACCTGTTTGGCCTTCACCTGGTCGCCGACCCGCTCCATCGACAGGCGAAAGGCGGCGACATCGATGTCCAGTTCGGCGATCTTCGTGCGCAGCATCGGCTCGTCGAGGCGGCCCGCGTCGTCCAGGCCGATGGAGTCGACGGCGACGTGACCCATGGGACGGCCCATGTCGCCCATGCCGCCGATCATGGTGCGTTCGTGGGCCAGCAGGGCCTTCGCCACGTCCCAGCCGCGGTTCAGCGTGCCGACGAGGTTCTCCTTCTCCACCCGGACGTCGTCAAAGAAGGTCTCGCAGAAGGGGGACTTGCCGCTGATCAGGGTGATCGGCCTGGTCGACACGCCGGGGGTGGCCATGTCGAACAGGACGAAAGAGATGCCCAGATGCTTGGGCGCCTCCGGGTCGGTGCGGACCAGGCAGAAGATCCAGTCGGCCTTGTCGGCATAAGAGGTCCAGACTTTCTGGCCGTTGACGATCCAGTGGTCGCCCTTGTCCTCGGCCCGGGTCTGCAGGCCCGCGAGGTCGGAGCCAGCACCCGGTTCGGAATAGCCCTGGCACCAGCGGATCTCGCCGCGCACGATCTCGGGCAGGAAGCGCTTCTTCTGCGCCTCGGTGCCGAACTGCAGCAGCGCCGGGCCCAGCATCCAGATGCCGAAGGACGACAGCGGCGACTGGGCGTCGATCCGGCGCATCTCGCTGGCCAGCACCTTGGCCTCCTCGCGGCTCAGGCCCCCGCCGCCGTATTCGGTCGGCCATTCCGGCGCGGTCCAGCCGCGTTCGCCCATGACGTCCATCCAGCGCCGATGCGCCGGGGTTTTGAAGGTCGCGTCGCGCCCGCCCCAGACGCGGTCCTCGTCGCTGTCGATGGGGCCGCGGCATTCGGCCGGGCAGTTCGCCTCCAGCCAGGCGCGCGTTTCGCTGCGGAAGGTGTCCAGATCGGCCATGGTCGTCTCCCTGACGTCTTCGGGTGCGTCTCAGGCGATCAGGTTAGCAAAGAAAATGCGCTGACGTAGCGTCACTTCGACGGCAGGAACGGCGAGAAGGTGATGACGGTAAACGTGTCGCGGATGTGCGGCCGGGTCTGGACCGACTTCGTCACGAAGGTGCCGATGTCCATCTCCTTCGGCAGCTGGAACTTGGCCAGCAGGTCGTACTGGCCAGAGGTCGAATAGACCTCCGAGACGTTCTCGACATTGTCGACCATGTCGGCGGCAACGTCGTTGGCGTGGCCCAGCTCGCATTTGATGAAGACGAAGATGGCGGTCATCATGGCGCAAAGGCTCCCGGCTGTTCGCGGGTGTCGTAGCGGATGCAGGCGTGACCGATAAGCCCCCCAGTTCTTCGCCTGAATGGCTTGAAGCCGAGTACAACAACCGGGCCGCCGTACCCGACCACCCCGTGCTTATGGGCCGCTGGAAGGCGGCGGCCGAGGCGGCCCGCGCGGCCCATCCCCCGACGACGGTCGCCTACGGGCTGGGCGACCGCGAGGTCATGGATCTGTTCGAGGCAGGCCCGGACGCCCCGATCGTCGTCTTCATCCACGGCGGCTACTGGCAGGCGCTGGACAAGGACTGGTTCAGCGGGCTCGCCCCGGCCTTTCTGGCCCACGGGGTCAGCCTGGCTGTTCCGTCCTACGACCTGTGCCCGAACGTCCGGCTGGGCGCGATCGTGCGCCAGATGGAGGCGGTGGCCGATCTGATCCGCGCCCGCGGAGGGCGGCGGCCCGTGGTCTTCGGACACTCCGCCGGCGGCCATCTGGCGGCCTGTCTGCTCAGCCAGGGGCGGGCCTCGGCGGCGGTGGCGATCTCGGGCGTGTTCGACCTGGCCCCCCTGATCCCGACCTCGATCAATGCGGCCCTGCGGCTGGATGCGCGCGAGGCGGCGGCCCTGTCCCCGATCCACTGGCCGGCCCCCGACGGATCGACGCCGGGCGGCACGGTGCTGGACTGCGTGGTCGGCGGGGCGGAGACGTCCGAGTTCATCCGCCAGTCGCGCGCCATGGCCGACCACTGGGGCGGGAAGGGTGTCGAGACCCGGTTCGAGGCCCCGCCCGGACTGAACCATTTCACCGTGCTGGAGCCGCTCACCGATCCGGACAACGCGCTGGTCCGGCGGATCGTGGACCTGGCCCGGGCGGGCTAGGGCCTGTGCGGATCGCGACCTTCAACATCAACGGCATCAACAGCCGGCTGCCGAACCTGCTGGAGTGGCTGGCCGGGACGCAGCCCGACGTCGCCTGTCTGCAGGAGCTGAAGGCGCCGCAGGACCGGTTTCCCGAGGGCGCGATCGAAGAGGCCGGCTATCACGCCGCCTGGGTGGGCGAGGCGCGGTGGAACGGGGTGGCCATCCTGAGCCGCCACGGTCCGCCCGTGGTCACTCGCCGCGCCCTGCCGGGCGATCGCAAGGACGTCCAGAGCCGGTATCTGGAGGCGGCCGTCAACGGGGTGCTCGTCGGCTGCCTGTACCTGCCCAACGGCAATCCGCAGCCGGGGCCCAAGTTCGACTACAAGCTGGCCTGGTTCGAGCGGCTGATCGCCCACGCCGGCACCCTGTTCGATACCGAGGCTCCGG
This DNA window, taken from Brevundimonas subvibrioides ATCC 15264, encodes the following:
- a CDS encoding alpha/beta hydrolase, with the protein product MTDKPPSSSPEWLEAEYNNRAAVPDHPVLMGRWKAAAEAARAAHPPTTVAYGLGDREVMDLFEAGPDAPIVVFIHGGYWQALDKDWFSGLAPAFLAHGVSLAVPSYDLCPNVRLGAIVRQMEAVADLIRARGGRRPVVFGHSAGGHLAACLLSQGRASAAVAISGVFDLAPLIPTSINAALRLDAREAAALSPIHWPAPDGSTPGGTVLDCVVGGAETSEFIRQSRAMADHWGGKGVETRFEAPPGLNHFTVLEPLTDPDNALVRRIVDLARAG
- the folB gene encoding dihydroneopterin aldolase; protein product: MSQSPQPSSAPRREGLTIFVEGLKVDAGIGVYDHEHGRLQTLLIDVRLELGPVEVHGLSDTINYETVANACRRIVAEGHVGLVETFAERLALDCLTDPRVRAVTVRVDKPGALDAAAGAGCELRYVR
- a CDS encoding Lrp/AsnC family transcriptional regulator, whose translation is MMTAIFVFIKCELGHANDVAADMVDNVENVSEVYSTSGQYDLLAKFQLPKEMDIGTFVTKSVQTRPHIRDTFTVITFSPFLPSK
- a CDS encoding acyl-CoA dehydrogenase family protein, whose amino-acid sequence is MPLILTEEQTMLKEATDGFLSENAPIAHLRQLRDSRDADGISRDLWKAFGEMGFAGVIIPEEHGGSGLGAVEAGIVAEGLGRTLTPSPFFGSSILAARILIDAASAEQQAAWLPRIAAGEAILSLALDEGPKHQPSRIATTAERSGNGFRLNGAKGFVLDGHIADALIVAAKTEAGTTLFLVDAKTSGVEIERTVMVDAHNAARIVLTDVQVDADAVIGAVDGGEAALDGALNLGRACAAACLTGAGDQAFLSTVEYLRGRKQFGKAIGEFQALQHRAAHLFTELELAKAAVIGALQRLDAGADKADLAVSVAKAKAGKVAELAVQEAVQMHGGVGMTDEYDVGLYMKRVRVLNELLGDAGFHAEKLARAGGY
- a CDS encoding acyl-CoA dehydrogenase family protein, whose translation is MADLDTFRSETRAWLEANCPAECRGPIDSDEDRVWGGRDATFKTPAHRRWMDVMGERGWTAPEWPTEYGGGGLSREEAKVLASEMRRIDAQSPLSSFGIWMLGPALLQFGTEAQKKRFLPEIVRGEIRWCQGYSEPGAGSDLAGLQTRAEDKGDHWIVNGQKVWTSYADKADWIFCLVRTDPEAPKHLGISFVLFDMATPGVSTRPITLISGKSPFCETFFDDVRVEKENLVGTLNRGWDVAKALLAHERTMIGGMGDMGRPMGHVAVDSIGLDDAGRLDEPMLRTKIAELDIDVAAFRLSMERVGDQVKAKQVSPAIASMLKYYGSELNKRRHELAMAAGGSDALEWESDRSRKGTAARDWLRTKANSIEGGTSEVQLNIIAKHLLQLPGA
- a CDS encoding exodeoxyribonuclease III; translated protein: MRIATFNINGINSRLPNLLEWLAGTQPDVACLQELKAPQDRFPEGAIEEAGYHAAWVGEARWNGVAILSRHGPPVVTRRALPGDRKDVQSRYLEAAVNGVLVGCLYLPNGNPQPGPKFDYKLAWFERLIAHAGTLFDTEAPVVLAGDYNVVPTEADIYDSRSWKKNALLQPESRAAFARMLDDGWTDALRERFPHEAVYTFWDYLRDGWSRNAGLRIDHLLLNPQAAGRLVDAGVDAGVRGREKASDHAPAWIELRN